A part of Mustela erminea isolate mMusErm1 chromosome 9, mMusErm1.Pri, whole genome shotgun sequence genomic DNA contains:
- the LOC116598794 gene encoding olfactory receptor 8B3-like, protein MENRFPKRTILVRNDSSVTEFLLAGLTDRPELQQSLFFLFLMIYVVTVVGNLGLIILIGLDSHLHTPMYYFLFNLSFIDLCYSSVFTPKMLMNFVSRENIISYVGCMTQLFFFLFFVISECYMLTSMAYDRYVAICHPLLYRVTMSHQVCCLLTVAAYMMGFAGASAHTGCMLRLTFCHVNIINHYLCDILPLLQLSCTSTYVNEVVVLIVVGINITVPSFTILISYVFILTSILHIRSAQGRSKAFSTCSSHIIALSLFFGSAAFMYLKYSPESMDLGKISSVFYTNVVPMLNPLIYSLRNKDIKVTLQNALIKIWRRNML, encoded by the exons ATGGAGAACAG ATTTCCAAAGAGGACAATATTGGTTAGAAATGACTCCTCAGTGACTGAATTTCTTCTTGCTGGATTAACAGACCGCCCAGAGCTCCAGCAATccctctttttcctgtttctgatgATCTACGTTGTCACCGTGGTGGGCAACCTTGGCTTGATCATTCTCATCGGTCTCGACTCtcacctccacacccccatgtactacTTCCTCTTCAACCTATCCTTCATTGATCTCTGTTACTCTTCTGTTTTCACCCCCAAGATGCTGATGAACTTTGTATCAAGGGAGAACATCATCTCCTATGTCGGGTGCATGACacagctgtttttctttctcttttttgtcatcTCGGAATGCTACATGTTGACGTcaatggcctatgaccgctatgtggccatctgtcaTCCACTGCTGTATAGGGTCACCATGTCCCATCAGGTCTGTTGCTTGCTAACTGTTGCAGCATACATGATGGGATTTGCTGGAGCCTCTGCCCACACAGGCTGCATGCTTAGACTGACCTTCTGCCATGTCAATATCATCAACCATTACCTGTGTGacattcttcctcttctccaactCTCTTGCACCAGCACCTATGTCAATGAGGTGGTAGTTCTGATAGTTGTGGGAATTAATATCACAGTACCCAGTTTTACCATCCTGATTTCTTATGTCTTTATCCTTACTAGCATTCTTCATATCAGATCTGCTCAAGGACGATCAAAAGCCTTCAGTACCTGTAGCTCTCACATcattgctctttctcttttttttgggtCAGCAGCATTCATGTATCTTAAATATTCTCCTGAATCTATGGACCTGGGaaaaatttcttcagttttctatACTAATGTGGTACCCATGCTCAATCCTCTGATCTACAGTTTGAGGAACAAGGATATCAAGGTTACACTGCAGAATGCCCTGATTAAAATATGGAGAAGAAACATGCTGTAG